The Luteolibacter arcticus genome includes the window GAACTGGCCAAGGCCCAGCGGATTTTCAAGAGCCTGACGCCGGTGGAGCCAAAGAAGGAGCCCGCACCCAAGCCTGGGTCGCCGGAGAAGTGACCATTTGTTCGGGGAGTTCCGGGTTCCGGCCCGGACCGGCGGGCCGTGATTTTCCTTGAGGCCGTCCCGTCGCGGAACATCGTCCGGGCATGCGTTTTCTGATGGCTCTCGCGATTTCGACGATCGGGCTCTCCGCTGCGGCGGAGAAAGAAGCAGAGGCCGAGGCGGCGCCTGCCGTGGATGCCGCGCCTGCCGCGGAAACGGAGGAAGTGCCGGCCGTGAAGAAGGTGATCTCCGAACGGCTGAAGGACCTGCCCGAGCCGGCACCGACGCCGATCCCGAAGATGCTGATGATGGCGGTGACCACCACCGAGCCGATGGCGCAGAAGCACGTGCTGGATGGCTTCGCGAATCTCCACGGCGGCTGGGACTTCGAGGCCTACCGGCATTTCTGCGCGGCCCTGAAGCTCGATCCGGATTGCCTGATGGCCCACTGGGGCGTGGTGGTGGCGCTGATCAATCCGGAGCCGGACTTGGTCGACGAGCGCACGGCCTCGCTGGAGCGGATGGTGGCGCTGGTGAAAGCGGAGGCCGGCACCGAGCTGGAGCGCTCGTATGCCTACGCCATCGCCGTCTTCTTCGAAAAGGGCTCGGTGGCGGCATCGGATGCCTTCCGCAAGGTCTCGGCGAAATTCCCCAACGACCCGCAGCTCAAGCTGCTGACCGCGGCCTTCGGTCGCTCCGGCTATGACGATGGCAAGCCGAATCCCGACCAGGAGAAGGCCGAGGAGATGATCGATGAGATGCTGACCCGCGATCCGGATCATCCGCTCTATCTCTATGCCTATCTGACGATCCGGGCCGAGGCACCGGACTTGCGCGGTGATCTGGCGCGGGCGCGGCGGCTATGCCAGCTGGCACCGGGCTATGCGCCATTCCTCCACTTGCTCGGCCATTTCGAGCTGCGCAATGGCAATGCCGCCCAAGCCGCCGAGGCGTTTGCCCGTTCCGCCGAGCTTTACCGCGGGTGGATGCAGACCACCAAGGTGAACCACGCGGATTGCCCCGGGTGGGTGAAGGCGGAGTGCTATCGCGCCGCCGCGCTCGCCTCGAAAGGCGACTACGCCAACGCACTCGCCACGGCCAAGGGAGTGGCGGCGATCGAGGTGGTGCCGGAGCGTGCGAACAGCGAAGGTGGCCAGCTCCTGATGTGGGAAGGGCGCACGTTAGCCGCCCGCCTGTTGATGCGGCGGGGTCTGCCGGGCGATGCGGCGCAGGCGCTGGGAACCCTGCCCGATCCCGAGAAGCAGAAGGCTTATGGGACGCGCAGCCACGCGGTTTGGTTCTATCAAGGGCTGGCCTGCGGACTCGAAGCCCGCAAGGCGCTTGAAGCCGGCAATGCCGAGGAAGCCCGCAAGATCACCGATGCACTCACGTTGCATGGCCAGAGTATGCTCAAGACCCGAGCGCCTGCAAGCGCCGCCGGTGAGCGATCGTCATGGGCCCGCGGCTACACCGCGCTGGAAATCATCGCCAGCGAGATGCGCGGCGCGATGGCGATGGCCGGACCGAAGGATGGCATCGCTTCCGCCTTCAACTGGTATCGTGCGGCGCTCGATCGCCAAACGCCGCCGACGATGCTGATGCCGCCGATCACCCTGCTGCCGATGGAAGCACGGTTGGGCGAGTATTTCATGGCCCGGGGCGAGACCAAGCCCGCGATCGACATCCTGGTGGAGGCGCAGGGGAAGTACACTCACGACGTCGAGA containing:
- a CDS encoding tetratricopeptide repeat protein, which encodes MRFLMALAISTIGLSAAAEKEAEAEAAPAVDAAPAAETEEVPAVKKVISERLKDLPEPAPTPIPKMLMMAVTTTEPMAQKHVLDGFANLHGGWDFEAYRHFCAALKLDPDCLMAHWGVVVALINPEPDLVDERTASLERMVALVKAEAGTELERSYAYAIAVFFEKGSVAASDAFRKVSAKFPNDPQLKLLTAAFGRSGYDDGKPNPDQEKAEEMIDEMLTRDPDHPLYLYAYLTIRAEAPDLRGDLARARRLCQLAPGYAPFLHLLGHFELRNGNAAQAAEAFARSAELYRGWMQTTKVNHADCPGWVKAECYRAAALASKGDYANALATAKGVAAIEVVPERANSEGGQLLMWEGRTLAARLLMRRGLPGDAAQALGTLPDPEKQKAYGTRSHAVWFYQGLACGLEARKALEAGNAEEARKITDALTLHGQSMLKTRAPASAAGERSSWARGYTALEIIASEMRGAMAMAGPKDGIASAFNWYRAALDRQTPPTMLMPPITLLPMEARLGEYFMARGETKPAIDILVEAQGKYTHDVEILSRLQKAMEKAGEKEQAKLVREQIEKVKAE